TACCTATTACTAAGGCTTTTATTGGTTCTTGTACGGGGGGTAAACTTTTCGATTTGGCGCAAGCGGCTGAGGTACTTAAAAACCATCATGTAGCTCCTGGCGTGAGTCTTTTTATTGTGCCAGCTTCTTTGGAGGTGCGTCAAAAGGCTGAGAATTTAGGGTATATGCAAATTTTTGTTGCGGCGGGAGCGACTGTTCTTAAATCAGGCTGTGGTGCTTGCATTAATGCTGGATTTGGGGTGTTAGATAAGGAGGAAACGGGGGTTTATGCTACTAATCGTAATTTTAAAGGACGAAGTGGCGATCCGACGGCGAAGAATTATTTGGCTTCTCCTCGCGTGGTCGCTATTTCGGCAGTTGAGGGGAGAATTAGCGATCAACTCTCACCCCGAGCGGAACATCAAAAAAAATACAAAAAACTAGATATTGCATTAAACGTGAGTTCGATGGGTTGCGATCGCACCTCAACAGAAGAGTAGGAGAGCGATCGCATCTCCAGAAACGATGCCAGAAGCCTCAACTTCATTTGTCATGACAAATTTAACAGAAAATAGGAACCAGATAAAAAAGACATTAGGTAATATAAAATATAAACAAATTAAAATAACATCCCACCATGAAAATCCTGCACGGAACCTGGATTCCTGAAACAACAGGTGATTTCATCGAACAAGGTGCATTTTACCTTTGGGTTGAAACCTCAACCCGCAAAACAAAGCCAAATCCAAACCCCCTTCATCCCCAACATCTAACAGCCTCAAATTTAGAAGCGTTTGTGCGAGATGAAATAGGACTTTCTCAACCTTATCCGCGTTCCATCTTCAATCCCCTTTCCCTAAAATACTTTACCCTACCAACCGTTAATCAACAACCGCTTCCTTCCCCTGAATTAGCAAAATACTTAGAAACTGACTTGAGCTTAGACTTTGAAGAATTTGCAACATGGGAAATTACAACCTATCAATTAGCATCTAGCCACAATACGTTTAATTCCCTCAACACGATTATTAAACTTCTTAAAGAAATTCACTTCTTCGCTCAACAAAACCCCTCAGAAGTGAGCCTTGGTTCAGACCTCTTCTTTTGGTATTATTATACCCAATCCTTTAAACAAATTCTTTACAAAGATCAATATATCCCCGCCCTTAAATATCGTCAGCTTGCTTCTCCTAAAACCAAAGGAAAAGGCAAATGTTCAACCCAAACTCCTGCATTTGAAATTTATTCCGGCTGGGAAATTATCTCAGAACAATATCAATCCTTAATCACTCAATCTATTAACTCAATGCCTTTAGCCTGTGTATCAGGTTCTCTCACTCCTCAAAATCCAATTAAATTTTATCACAAAGAAACATTACTGCGCCACTTTTCTGAATCTTTACTGCATGAAATTGTTACCCAAACTCCCTTAACCGCTAAATTTAATCAACAAATTGCTGATACCTTAGTACATCATTGTATTCATCCAAATCCCCAAAATCCTAGAACCAATCCAGCAGATTTTGAAGAATATCAACAATGGTTAGCTTGGAAAGAAAAACTTACCCACAGCCAAACCGCAGCCGCCTTTGACCTTTGCTTTCAACTCCAAGAAGCCACTCACGAACAAGACAATTGGTTAATTCATTTTTCAGTTTCCTCAAAACAAGATCCCTCCTTTAAGCTGCTATTAAAAGATTATTGGCAACAACCTCAAAAAAAGAAAAAAGAACTGTATAATTATGTAGGAAAAGATTTTGAGAAATATTTGCTCCTCAATTTAGGATATGCAGCGAGAATGTATCCTAAACTTTGGCAGGGATTAGAAACAGATCAACCCATTGGATTACAATTAAATCTGATGGAAGCCTTTGAATTTCTCAAAGAAAGTGCTTGGATACTAGAAGATGCAGGATATAAAGTCATCATTCCCGCTTGGTGGACACCCCAAGGTCGTCGTCGCGCTAAAGTTCGTTTAAAAACCTCTTCTCGTTCTTCAGGAAAAGCATCAGCTACTAAAGGATTTTTTAATTTAGATACCTTAATTCAATATCAATATTCCCTATCCATTGGCGGTGAACTTGTTACACCCAAAGAATGGGAACAACTCGTTAATGCTAAAACACCTCTGATTCAATTTCGGGGTCAGTGGATGGAATTAGACCAACAGAAAATGCAGCAAATGCTGGAATTTTGGCAAAAACATACCGAAGAACAACCGGAAATCAAACTGTTAGATTTCGTCAAAATGTCGGCTTCCTTAGAAGATGAATTAGAAATCGAACATGACTTAATGATATCTGATTTGATGGGGAAATTGCAAGATAAAAGTCAACTGACAATGGTGGCTGATATTCCCCAATTGCAAGGAACGTTAAGAGATTATCAAAAACGGGGAGTATCCTGGTTACAATACTTAGAAAATCTAGGGTTAAATGGCTGTTTAGCGGATGATATGGGTTTGGGAAAATCCGTTCAGGTGATTGCTCGATTAGTTCAAGAAAAAGAAACAACAGATTCTACTTTACCCACGTTATTAATTGCACCGACTTCAGTGATTGGCAATTGGCAAAAAGAGATAGAAAAGTTTGCACCCCATTTACAAACTATTATACATCATGGTAGCGATCGCATTCAAGATTCAGAAGCGTTTAAATCAACTTGTCTTAATTGTGATGTGGTCATTACCTCTTTTACTTTAATTCGTCAAGATGAAAAATTATTCAATCATCTGGAATGGCGACGAATTGTTGTTGATGAAGCTCAAAATATTAAAAATCCTAAAACTGCTCAAAC
The genomic region above belongs to Planktothrix tepida PCC 9214 and contains:
- a CDS encoding DEAD/DEAH box helicase encodes the protein MKILHGTWIPETTGDFIEQGAFYLWVETSTRKTKPNPNPLHPQHLTASNLEAFVRDEIGLSQPYPRSIFNPLSLKYFTLPTVNQQPLPSPELAKYLETDLSLDFEEFATWEITTYQLASSHNTFNSLNTIIKLLKEIHFFAQQNPSEVSLGSDLFFWYYYTQSFKQILYKDQYIPALKYRQLASPKTKGKGKCSTQTPAFEIYSGWEIISEQYQSLITQSINSMPLACVSGSLTPQNPIKFYHKETLLRHFSESLLHEIVTQTPLTAKFNQQIADTLVHHCIHPNPQNPRTNPADFEEYQQWLAWKEKLTHSQTAAAFDLCFQLQEATHEQDNWLIHFSVSSKQDPSFKLLLKDYWQQPQKKKKELYNYVGKDFEKYLLLNLGYAARMYPKLWQGLETDQPIGLQLNLMEAFEFLKESAWILEDAGYKVIIPAWWTPQGRRRAKVRLKTSSRSSGKASATKGFFNLDTLIQYQYSLSIGGELVTPKEWEQLVNAKTPLIQFRGQWMELDQQKMQQMLEFWQKHTEEQPEIKLLDFVKMSASLEDELEIEHDLMISDLMGKLQDKSQLTMVADIPQLQGTLRDYQKRGVSWLQYLENLGLNGCLADDMGLGKSVQVIARLVQEKETTDSTLPTLLIAPTSVIGNWQKEIEKFAPHLQTIIHHGSDRIQDSEAFKSTCLNCDVVITSFTLIRQDEKLFNHLEWRRIVVDEAQNIKNPKTAQTRAILKLSAQYRLALTGTPVENRLLDLWSIFNFLNPGYLGKEAQFRKSFEIPIQKDNDRMKSITLKKLVEPLILRRVKTDPLIINDLPDKVEQKVYCNLTKEQASLYEALVKDVSEKINEVEGIKRRGLILSTLMKLKQICNHPAQFLQDGSEFSAERSQKLQRLAEMAEEAISEGESLLIFSQFTEVCEGLERHFKHHYHYNTYYIHGGTNRTKREQMIAEFQNPETEPSVFILSLKAGGVGITLTKANHVFHFDRWWNPAVEDQATDRAFRIGQTKNVFVHKFVALGTLEEKIDQMIEDKKKLSSQVVGSDESWLTELDNEAFKQLIQLNKVALLE